A genomic segment from Chloroflexota bacterium encodes:
- a CDS encoding tetratricopeptide repeat protein, protein MNNLTRVTLELHGDIDAAERYADEAIRVSQEAGIEWTVAVAHEMKGRIAVHRKDYEEARALIEKALQAYHEIGAHFNVIIAKSELAHMERELGNYAIALDIYRETIVAFRDVEQIGAIAHQLECFGFIALAQNHPEHALQLFAAANALREKGGTPMTPDEQVYFDRQLRDLPAQMDDAAFAHWWTAGRAMTLEQAIQLTLS, encoded by the coding sequence TACACGGCGATATAGACGCGGCGGAACGATATGCGGATGAAGCCATCCGCGTATCACAGGAGGCAGGTATTGAATGGACAGTGGCGGTTGCCCATGAAATGAAAGGTCGTATCGCTGTCCACCGAAAGGATTATGAGGAAGCCCGCGCCTTAATTGAAAAAGCGCTCCAGGCTTACCATGAAATCGGCGCACATTTCAATGTGATCATTGCCAAAAGCGAATTGGCGCACATGGAGAGAGAATTGGGCAATTACGCAATAGCGCTGGACATCTATCGTGAAACCATCGTCGCTTTTCGTGATGTAGAGCAAATAGGCGCAATCGCGCATCAACTGGAATGTTTTGGCTTCATCGCCCTCGCGCAAAATCATCCCGAACACGCCCTGCAACTATTCGCTGCCGCGAACGCGCTCCGTGAAAAAGGCGGCACGCCCATGACACCCGATGAGCAGGTTTATTTCGATAGGCAGTTGAGGGACTTGCCCGCGCAGATGGATGACGCCGCTTTCGCACACTGGTGGACTGCCGGACGCGCCATGACGCTGGAGCAGGCGATTCAGTTGACGTTGAGTTGA